A window of Jannaschia sp. M317 contains these coding sequences:
- a CDS encoding aminotransferase class III-fold pyridoxal phosphate-dependent enzyme has product MDTLTPNDMTAIVEADRAHVWHHLLPHKPLETNDPRIIVEGRGMRVWDQHGKEHLDAVSGGVWTVNVGYGREEIANAVRDQLVKMNYFAQTAGSIPGSQFAEKLISKMPGLSRVFYANSGSEANEKAFKMIRQISARHHGGKKYKILYRERDYHGTTIACLSAGGQEERNAQYGPFTPGFVSVPHCLEYRKGDQGWGDLSGEEYGRRAADAIEEVILREGPDTVGALCLEPVTAGGGVIVPPAGYWERVAEIVEKYDLLLHIDEVVCGVGRTGTWFGYQHYGIKPDFVTMAKGVASGYAAISCMVTTEAVFDMFKDDPSDKLHYFRDVSTFGGCAAGPAAAIANMAIIEREGLLENCTAMGAHMLSNLEALMEKHAVIGQVRGKGLFLGAELVADRKTREAADEKMVQAVVADCMAQGVIIGATNRSLPGFNNTLCFSPALIATADDIDQITDAVDRALTKVFG; this is encoded by the coding sequence ATGGATACCCTGACCCCGAACGACATGACCGCCATCGTCGAAGCCGACCGCGCCCACGTCTGGCATCACCTTCTGCCGCATAAACCTCTTGAAACAAACGATCCTCGCATTATCGTCGAAGGCCGCGGCATGCGCGTCTGGGATCAGCACGGCAAGGAACACCTGGACGCCGTGTCCGGTGGTGTCTGGACCGTGAATGTCGGCTACGGCCGCGAAGAAATCGCCAACGCCGTCCGCGATCAGCTGGTCAAGATGAACTATTTCGCCCAGACGGCGGGCTCGATCCCCGGTTCTCAGTTTGCGGAAAAACTGATCAGCAAGATGCCGGGCCTGAGCCGCGTGTTCTATGCCAACTCCGGATCGGAGGCCAACGAGAAGGCCTTCAAGATGATCCGCCAGATTTCCGCCCGTCACCACGGCGGCAAGAAATACAAGATTCTCTACCGCGAGCGGGACTATCACGGCACCACCATCGCCTGTCTGTCAGCAGGCGGCCAGGAGGAGCGGAACGCGCAATACGGTCCCTTCACGCCTGGGTTCGTGTCGGTCCCCCATTGCCTGGAATACCGCAAGGGCGATCAGGGCTGGGGCGATCTGTCCGGTGAAGAATACGGCCGCCGCGCCGCCGATGCCATCGAGGAGGTGATCCTGCGCGAAGGCCCCGACACCGTCGGCGCCCTCTGCCTGGAGCCGGTGACAGCGGGCGGCGGCGTGATCGTGCCCCCCGCCGGGTACTGGGAACGCGTGGCCGAGATCGTCGAGAAATACGACCTGCTCTTGCACATCGACGAGGTCGTCTGCGGCGTGGGCCGCACCGGCACCTGGTTCGGGTATCAGCACTACGGCATCAAGCCGGACTTCGTGACGATGGCCAAGGGTGTCGCCTCGGGCTACGCTGCCATCTCTTGCATGGTGACGACCGAAGCCGTCTTCGACATGTTCAAGGACGACCCCTCGGACAAGCTGCACTACTTCCGCGACGTCTCGACCTTTGGCGGCTGTGCGGCGGGCCCGGCGGCAGCCATCGCCAACATGGCCATCATCGAGCGCGAGGGCCTGCTGGAAAACTGCACCGCCATGGGCGCACACATGCTGTCCAACCTCGAGGCATTGATGGAAAAGCATGCCGTCATCGGCCAGGTGCGCGGCAAGGGCCTGTTCCTCGGGGCCGAACTGGTCGCCGACCGCAAAACGCGTGAGGCTGCGGACGAAAAGATGGTGCAGGCCGTCGTTGCCGACTGCATGGCGCAGGGTGTCATCATCGGCGCGACCAACCGGTCGCTGCCGGGTTTCAACAACACGCTCTGCTTCAGCCCCGCTCTGATCGCCACCGCAGACGACATCGACCAGATCACCGACGCGGTCGACCGCGCACTGACGAAGGTGTTCGGCTAA
- a CDS encoding ABC transporter permease, which translates to MTGLLIIVAYVAMFVISMVVVNTLTAKSKPKDFTSLKTVTFGDESAVRPNRWASVISVVVLFLIWGAFTGSKLSPIHVPGPFEGDTSFTYTAQNAAGDTDDATVAVRVHEVGAEVEDPVLEPGDGFAKNDVDRVGLYRSKILRLDRNDEGSGEDGYQIIAINGQPIGPNGSVDTDDGTMTMNERGGLNFVPNKGFQMQPLYLPSPERVVQALVEVAQDGYRNFTLWEHLGWSLFRVLAGFAVGALIGIPLGYAMGLSNWFRGWFDPIVEFMRPVPPLALIPLVIIWFGINETGKIVLLFLAALWIMAIGARAGVSGVNITKVHAAYSLGASKSQILRHVIIPNSLPEIFTAARVAMGVCWGTVVAAELVAANVGAGMMITTASKFQQTYIVVMGIILIGVIGFGIDILMRKAESWLVPWKGRS; encoded by the coding sequence ATGACCGGACTTCTTATCATCGTCGCCTACGTGGCCATGTTCGTGATCTCCATGGTGGTGGTCAACACGTTGACCGCGAAATCGAAACCCAAGGATTTCACCTCGCTCAAGACCGTCACCTTTGGCGACGAAAGCGCGGTGCGCCCGAACCGTTGGGCGTCAGTTATTTCCGTCGTGGTGCTGTTTTTGATCTGGGGCGCGTTCACCGGCTCGAAACTGTCGCCCATCCATGTGCCGGGTCCGTTCGAGGGGGACACCTCGTTCACCTATACGGCCCAGAATGCCGCCGGCGACACCGATGACGCAACGGTTGCCGTGCGCGTCCACGAAGTTGGCGCCGAGGTCGAGGACCCGGTGCTGGAGCCGGGCGACGGATTTGCCAAGAACGACGTCGACAGGGTCGGGCTTTACCGGTCCAAGATCCTGCGGCTGGACCGCAACGACGAAGGCTCGGGCGAGGACGGGTATCAGATCATCGCGATCAATGGTCAGCCCATTGGCCCCAACGGGTCGGTCGATACCGATGACGGCACGATGACCATGAACGAGCGGGGCGGGTTGAACTTTGTGCCCAACAAGGGCTTCCAGATGCAACCGCTCTACCTGCCGTCGCCCGAACGGGTCGTGCAGGCCCTGGTCGAGGTGGCGCAGGACGGCTATCGCAACTTTACCCTGTGGGAACACCTGGGCTGGTCGCTGTTCCGCGTGCTTGCAGGTTTCGCGGTCGGTGCGCTGATCGGCATTCCGCTTGGCTATGCCATGGGGCTGAGCAACTGGTTCCGGGGCTGGTTCGATCCCATCGTGGAGTTCATGCGCCCGGTGCCGCCGCTGGCCCTGATCCCGCTGGTCATCATCTGGTTCGGCATCAACGAGACCGGCAAGATCGTCCTGCTGTTCCTCGCCGCGCTGTGGATCATGGCGATCGGGGCCCGGGCGGGCGTGTCCGGGGTGAATATCACCAAGGTTCACGCCGCCTATTCGCTGGGCGCGTCCAAGTCGCAAATCCTGCGGCACGTGATCATCCCGAATTCCCTGCCCGAGATTTTCACCGCCGCTCGTGTGGCGATGGGGGTGTGCTGGGGCACCGTGGTTGCCGCCGAACTTGTGGCGGCGAACGTCGGCGCGGGCATGATGATCACCACCGCGTCCAAGTTCCAGCAGACCTATATCGTGGTCATGGGCATCATCCTGATCGGGGTGATCGGCTTTGGCATCGATATCCTGATGCGCAAGGCAGAAAGCTGGCTGGTGCCCTGGAAGGGTCGCAGCTGA
- a CDS encoding porin family protein, protein MLLAALGLALCLLQPPTAQAQAEDSRWIQANALTQSGRFADALPLLEALVADAPDAGVYRLELASVLLRLGQGQRARFHFAQARGGTLPPEARRTVEGLLAGLPLRSGWERSLSFSIAPESNPARGSSGFILINGVPVEVGTAGAGESGRSASLSTGALYLHALSVRTGVFGGATLDYTARSGPLEDTGTLRAQVGFRTIRGATRIEGALRFSQHFVAEEPLAHGPGLTFNLTRPLGRRGTVAASVHLDRLQYRDIPGLDGTDSGVTLGYVHALSPATRLSFALGLGARNAVRVGSSTRTVTQSVGIDHAFRGGLSLGATVTRSRFRRDAPTGFFTVTQSDRRDALALRVSHARINLYGFAPVLELARERQDSNIPLQRYDNTRAALTFTRRF, encoded by the coding sequence GTGCTGCTTGCAGCCCTGGGCCTCGCCCTTTGTCTTTTACAGCCGCCCACCGCACAGGCGCAGGCCGAGGATTCGCGCTGGATTCAGGCCAACGCATTGACCCAGTCGGGCCGCTTTGCCGACGCGCTCCCCTTGTTGGAGGCGCTTGTCGCGGACGCGCCCGACGCCGGCGTCTACCGGTTGGAGCTGGCCTCTGTCCTGCTGCGGCTGGGCCAAGGTCAACGCGCCCGTTTCCATTTTGCCCAGGCCCGCGGCGGCACCTTGCCTCCGGAGGCCCGCCGCACGGTCGAGGGACTGCTGGCCGGTCTGCCCTTGCGCAGCGGCTGGGAACGGTCGCTGTCCTTTTCGATCGCCCCCGAAAGCAACCCGGCGCGCGGCTCGTCCGGGTTCATCCTGATCAACGGTGTCCCCGTCGAGGTGGGAACCGCAGGGGCCGGTGAATCCGGCCGCTCTGCCAGTCTGTCGACGGGGGCGTTGTATCTGCATGCACTATCGGTGCGCACCGGGGTCTTCGGTGGGGCCACCCTCGATTATACCGCGCGCAGCGGACCGCTGGAGGATACCGGAACCCTGCGCGCCCAGGTCGGCTTTCGCACAATTCGCGGAGCCACCCGGATCGAAGGCGCGCTGCGGTTTTCGCAACATTTCGTAGCCGAGGAGCCGCTGGCCCATGGTCCCGGTCTGACCTTCAACCTGACGCGCCCGCTGGGACGGCGAGGCACGGTGGCGGCCTCCGTACATCTGGACCGCTTGCAGTATCGCGACATTCCGGGGTTGGACGGGACTGATAGCGGGGTGACGCTGGGCTATGTCCACGCGCTCAGCCCGGCGACGCGGCTGTCATTCGCGCTGGGCCTTGGGGCGCGGAACGCGGTGCGCGTCGGCTCCTCTACCCGGACCGTGACGCAGTCGGTGGGGATCGACCATGCGTTTCGGGGCGGCCTGTCCCTGGGCGCGACCGTGACCCGCAGCCGGTTTCGCCGCGATGCCCCGACCGGGTTCTTCACCGTCACCCAATCCGATCGGCGGGACGCACTTGCGCTGCGCGTCAGCCATGCCCGGATCAACCTGTATGGTTTTGCCCCCGTGCTGGAACTGGCGCGCGAACGCCAGGACAGCAACATTCCCCTTCAACGCTACGACAACACCCGCGCGGCGCTGACCTTCACCCGCAGGTTCTAG
- a CDS encoding ABC transporter substrate-binding protein — protein sequence MTLKSKLMGAVAAATMLSGAQVAMADGHLSEITVAYFLEWPMPMLAAKAAGTYDETLGVTVNWVSFETGTAMSAAMASGDVQLAVSQGVPPFVVAASAGQDLQVIDVAVSYSENDNCVVSSALDITKDNASELAGKKVAVPLGTAAHYGFLRQMGHFGVDLASLDVVDMDPPTGATALAQGDVDFACGYGGGLNTMKESGNVLLTGAEKEALGILVFDVTSAPAQFVAENPDLVAKFVKVTADANAEWAANPTEEMLQVIADESGQELEAARGNLATFAFPTIEEQLSETWLGGNAATFMKGVADVFVEAGSIPSALDSYSDLVNTQPLEDAQGM from the coding sequence ATGACACTTAAATCCAAGCTTATGGGCGCTGTCGCCGCCGCCACCATGCTGTCGGGCGCACAGGTTGCCATGGCCGACGGTCACCTGTCTGAAATCACCGTCGCCTATTTCCTTGAGTGGCCGATGCCGATGCTGGCCGCTAAGGCCGCGGGCACCTATGACGAGACGCTGGGCGTCACCGTCAACTGGGTCAGCTTCGAGACCGGCACCGCGATGTCCGCCGCAATGGCATCCGGCGACGTGCAACTGGCTGTGTCCCAAGGCGTTCCGCCCTTCGTGGTGGCCGCCTCTGCCGGGCAGGACCTGCAGGTGATCGACGTGGCCGTGTCCTATTCCGAGAACGACAACTGCGTCGTCAGCTCGGCCCTGGACATCACCAAGGACAATGCGTCCGAACTGGCCGGCAAGAAGGTCGCCGTGCCGCTGGGCACTGCGGCGCACTACGGCTTCCTGCGTCAGATGGGTCACTTCGGCGTCGATCTGGCCTCGCTGGATGTGGTCGACATGGATCCGCCGACCGGCGCGACCGCGCTGGCCCAAGGCGACGTCGATTTTGCCTGCGGCTACGGCGGCGGTCTGAACACCATGAAGGAATCGGGCAACGTCCTGCTGACCGGTGCCGAAAAGGAAGCCCTGGGCATCCTGGTCTTCGACGTCACGTCCGCGCCTGCGCAGTTCGTGGCCGAGAACCCCGACCTGGTGGCCAAGTTCGTCAAGGTCACGGCTGACGCCAATGCCGAATGGGCCGCGAACCCGACCGAAGAGATGCTGCAGGTGATCGCCGACGAATCCGGTCAGGAGCTGGAGGCCGCGCGCGGCAACCTGGCGACCTTCGCCTTCCCGACGATCGAAGAGCAGCTGTCCGAGACCTGGCTGGGCGGCAACGCGGCGACCTTCATGAAGGGCGTGGCCGATGTCTTCGTCGAGGCGGGGTCCATCCCCTCGGCGCTGGACAGCTATTCCGACCTGGTGAACACGCAGCCGCTCGAAGACGCGCAGGGCATGTAA
- a CDS encoding ATP-binding protein gives MDRMQAMHARRAPALWTICAALIALFATAFVCWLALSQPWLGLDKAHGADGPGIMLLGTDPAGRASEVPPTRLLAVEGAGRRIALTPFDAIDEPDVLPSLAAMDALYANQQAIWEALRAGPVTLVTEDGDFVVEAAPTRPFGSLPAIFWLQILVGAAPLVLGGWVLSLRRRDLSAWMFSLAGLGLAFSAMTAAWYSTRDLAVPGTGFYVASTLNLFGSLLFGACMSAMVMIYPVRLVPRWVVWSPLVIFGLWFLGSPLYLWPSRAEGAHLPTALEMLWITVGLLAQFWATRRRPKERAIVKWFGSSVLFGCGGFIALMAIPSALGYQPTIRQGHAFLLFLFVYLGLAIGVARYRMFDLGDWSFRLLFYAIGVAVLFAVDAALISVLSLEAVPAFSAALVLVVLIYLPLRDFLGRVVRRKPEAADLSDAVGGVALAPTPDMREARFRALLERAFNPLSIAPAPSDPTVPQLVGEGEALDMPAMPGIPALRMEWTGGGRKLFAPRDRDRAARIVETIARLDDLAQARDRAVEEERARIDRDVHDNIGVQLLGALHSVQPDRKDAMIRQTLADLRNIVANTRIEEASLRDTVADLRGEIGNLYDAAGVTLEWLDTGLPDAVIPAALVAALRAILREATGNALRHSGADRVSVRIRHGLAGLEVSVTDTGHGIADDAVRGNGLDNLEQRASTLGGDVTVDSGTGGTRVLVRLPWSLDERLAEAGE, from the coding sequence ATGGACAGAATGCAGGCGATGCACGCCCGGCGTGCACCGGCCTTGTGGACGATTTGTGCGGCGTTGATCGCACTTTTCGCAACGGCTTTCGTATGTTGGCTGGCCCTGTCCCAACCGTGGCTTGGCCTGGACAAGGCCCATGGGGCCGACGGTCCCGGCATTATGCTGTTGGGAACGGACCCGGCGGGTCGCGCGTCCGAGGTGCCACCCACGCGTCTTCTGGCCGTCGAAGGCGCGGGCAGGCGAATCGCGCTGACGCCGTTCGATGCCATTGATGAGCCGGATGTCCTGCCGTCGCTGGCGGCCATGGACGCCCTTTATGCCAACCAGCAAGCCATCTGGGAGGCGCTGCGCGCGGGTCCTGTGACCCTGGTGACCGAAGACGGTGACTTTGTCGTAGAGGCGGCGCCGACGCGCCCCTTCGGCTCGCTCCCCGCGATTTTCTGGTTGCAGATCCTGGTGGGGGCCGCGCCCCTCGTGCTGGGCGGTTGGGTGCTGAGCCTGCGGCGGAGGGACCTGTCGGCCTGGATGTTCTCGCTGGCCGGATTGGGGCTGGCGTTTTCGGCGATGACGGCGGCCTGGTATTCGACGCGGGATCTGGCCGTTCCCGGAACCGGGTTTTATGTGGCTTCGACCCTGAACCTGTTCGGCTCGCTTCTGTTCGGGGCCTGCATGTCGGCGATGGTGATGATCTATCCCGTTCGCCTGGTGCCGCGTTGGGTTGTCTGGTCGCCGCTGGTCATCTTCGGGCTGTGGTTCCTGGGCTCGCCGCTCTACCTCTGGCCAAGTCGGGCGGAGGGGGCGCACCTGCCGACCGCGCTGGAAATGTTGTGGATCACGGTGGGGTTGCTGGCGCAATTCTGGGCCACCCGCCGCCGTCCCAAGGAACGCGCGATCGTCAAGTGGTTCGGGTCTTCGGTCCTGTTTGGCTGTGGCGGGTTCATTGCATTGATGGCGATCCCCTCGGCGCTCGGCTATCAGCCGACCATCCGGCAGGGACATGCGTTCCTGTTGTTTCTGTTCGTCTATCTGGGTCTGGCCATCGGGGTCGCCCGCTACCGAATGTTCGATTTGGGCGACTGGTCGTTCCGGTTGCTGTTCTATGCGATCGGCGTGGCGGTTCTGTTTGCGGTCGATGCGGCCCTGATCTCTGTCCTCTCTCTCGAGGCGGTGCCGGCGTTCAGCGCAGCTTTGGTTCTGGTGGTCCTGATCTACCTGCCGCTGCGCGATTTTCTGGGCAGGGTCGTTCGGCGCAAGCCAGAGGCCGCAGACCTGAGCGACGCTGTCGGTGGCGTGGCCCTGGCCCCCACGCCCGACATGCGAGAGGCGCGGTTTCGCGCCCTGTTGGAGCGGGCGTTCAACCCGCTCAGCATTGCGCCCGCGCCGTCCGACCCGACCGTGCCGCAATTGGTTGGCGAAGGCGAGGCGCTGGACATGCCAGCGATGCCCGGCATCCCGGCCTTGCGGATGGAATGGACCGGTGGCGGCCGCAAGCTGTTCGCGCCGCGCGACCGGGACCGCGCCGCCCGCATCGTCGAGACGATTGCCAGGCTCGATGATCTGGCACAGGCCCGCGACCGCGCGGTCGAGGAGGAACGCGCGCGCATCGACCGCGACGTGCACGACAACATCGGCGTGCAGCTGTTGGGTGCTCTGCATTCCGTGCAGCCGGACCGAAAGGACGCGATGATCCGTCAGACTCTGGCGGACCTGCGCAACATCGTCGCGAATACCCGCATCGAAGAGGCGTCGCTCCGCGACACCGTGGCCGATCTGCGTGGCGAGATTGGAAATCTCTATGATGCGGCGGGGGTCACGTTGGAATGGTTGGATACCGGCCTGCCGGATGCGGTGATCCCGGCGGCTCTGGTGGCCGCCTTGCGTGCCATCCTGCGCGAAGCAACCGGCAATGCGCTGCGCCATTCGGGGGCGGACCGCGTCTCGGTCAGGATCAGGCACGGGTTGGCGGGCCTGGAGGTTTCGGTGACCGACACGGGCCATGGCATTGCCGATGATGCCGTGCGCGGCAACGGGCTCGACAACCTGGAACAGCGGGCATCGACGCTTGGCGGGGACGTGACTGTCGACAGCGGCACAGGCGGCACACGGGTCCTTGTGCGCCTGCCCTGGAGTCTGGATGAACGGCTTGCCGAGGCAGGAGAATAG
- a CDS encoding response regulator transcription factor: MKTALIIEDITETRTWLLGLVEAAWPGCAVRSAETLARARAQLAEQTFELALIDLNLPDGNGLDLLREVKRDRPEMLCVVTTIMADDATVVSALSAGADGYLLKENPAGVLTRQLRQISHGVPALSPAIARRIMEHFRRTGPVEVDARLTEREREVLALIGRGLRTSEVAAELGLAETTVAGYIKAIYRKLGISSRAEAAWHATRMGLREG; this comes from the coding sequence ATGAAGACCGCCCTCATCATCGAGGACATCACCGAGACGCGCACCTGGCTTTTGGGCCTGGTCGAGGCGGCCTGGCCGGGCTGCGCCGTCCGCAGCGCCGAAACGTTGGCACGGGCACGCGCGCAACTGGCCGAACAGACCTTCGAGTTGGCCTTGATCGATCTGAACCTGCCGGATGGCAACGGCCTTGACCTGCTGCGCGAGGTCAAGCGTGACCGGCCCGAAATGCTCTGCGTCGTGACGACGATCATGGCGGATGATGCCACGGTCGTCTCGGCCCTGTCGGCGGGGGCCGACGGCTATCTTCTCAAGGAAAATCCGGCCGGTGTCCTGACCCGGCAGCTGCGCCAGATCAGCCACGGGGTGCCCGCCCTGTCGCCCGCTATCGCGCGGCGGATCATGGAGCATTTTCGCCGCACTGGACCCGTCGAGGTCGACGCCCGCCTGACCGAGCGCGAGCGGGAGGTCCTGGCCCTGATTGGCCGGGGCCTGCGCACCAGCGAAGTCGCGGCAGAGCTGGGTCTGGCCGAAACGACAGTCGCCGGATACATCAAGGCGATCTACCGCAAGCTGGGCATTTCCAGCCGGGCCGAAGCGGCCTGGCACGCGACCCGCATGGGCCTGCGGGAGGGTTAG
- a CDS encoding PLP-dependent aminotransferase family protein, with translation MAIAVETFILDPLHQGTLQRQLQELVTGGILSGRFRPGDRMPSSRGLARHLGISRITVTLAYTELVANDYLSARGRSGYFVSDTAPRPPSLSAPSHMPSGSRVDWSRAFAQQAPTEAVLTRPEDWRRYRYPFIYGQADARLFDHQNWRKCALQALGARDFDALTSDSYERDDAQLVEQVIRLILPRRGIAAHPEEVLVTMGAQNALWLIAEALLRPGRTATVEHPCYPPLRQILQHSGCNVRPVAIDGQGLPPQQVPAQTDVLFVTPSHHCPTSVTLPVARRREILDRADRDNFLIVEDDYEFEMSFATSPSPALKSLDRAGRVIYIGSFAKSLFPGLRLGYIVGPAPLVQEVRRLRSLVMRHVPGHIQRAAAYFLSQGHYDAQVHKMSRAYRDRRTVAEQAMRELGLTVAGSNTFGGSSFWMQTPPGVSAAVLAQRLRDRKVLIEPAGPFFGAAQDPGTHYRLAYSSIAERDIPEGLRRIAQESAALTPSPII, from the coding sequence ATGGCCATAGCCGTGGAAACCTTCATCCTCGACCCGCTGCACCAGGGCACGCTGCAACGGCAGTTGCAGGAACTGGTGACCGGCGGCATCCTGTCTGGACGGTTCCGCCCCGGCGACCGGATGCCCTCCTCTCGCGGGTTGGCGCGGCACCTGGGTATCAGCCGGATCACCGTGACGCTGGCCTATACAGAACTGGTCGCCAACGATTACCTCTCTGCGCGCGGGCGATCCGGCTATTTCGTCTCCGACACGGCCCCGCGCCCGCCCAGCCTGTCCGCACCCAGCCATATGCCCTCCGGCAGCAGGGTCGATTGGTCCCGTGCCTTCGCCCAACAGGCCCCGACCGAGGCCGTCCTGACCCGCCCCGAAGATTGGCGCCGCTATCGCTACCCCTTTATCTACGGTCAGGCGGACGCGCGGCTTTTCGATCACCAGAACTGGCGCAAATGCGCGCTTCAGGCGTTGGGGGCGCGGGATTTCGACGCGCTGACCTCGGACAGCTATGAACGTGACGACGCGCAACTGGTGGAACAGGTCATCCGTCTGATCCTGCCCCGGCGCGGCATCGCCGCCCACCCCGAAGAGGTGCTGGTGACCATGGGGGCGCAAAACGCGCTTTGGCTGATTGCCGAGGCGCTGCTGCGACCTGGCCGTACCGCGACGGTTGAACACCCCTGCTATCCGCCGTTGCGCCAGATCCTGCAACATTCCGGATGCAACGTCCGCCCCGTAGCGATTGACGGTCAAGGCCTGCCACCGCAACAGGTGCCCGCGCAGACCGATGTGTTGTTCGTGACGCCCTCGCACCACTGCCCCACCTCTGTGACGTTGCCGGTCGCACGCCGCCGCGAAATACTGGACCGCGCCGACCGCGACAACTTTCTGATTGTCGAAGACGACTACGAATTCGAGATGTCCTTCGCCACCTCTCCCTCGCCGGCGCTCAAGTCCCTCGACCGCGCGGGCCGGGTCATCTACATCGGCAGCTTCGCCAAATCGCTGTTTCCGGGCCTGCGCCTGGGCTACATCGTCGGTCCCGCGCCCCTGGTCCAGGAGGTGCGCCGCCTGCGGTCGCTGGTCATGCGGCACGTGCCGGGCCACATCCAGCGCGCGGCGGCCTATTTCCTGTCCCAGGGCCACTACGACGCACAAGTCCACAAGATGTCCCGCGCCTACCGCGATCGCCGCACCGTGGCGGAACAGGCAATGCGCGAACTGGGGCTGACCGTGGCCGGGTCCAACACGTTTGGCGGCTCTTCTTTCTGGATGCAGACCCCGCCCGGTGTTTCGGCCGCCGTGCTGGCGCAACGGCTGCGCGACCGGAAGGTCCTGATCGAACCCGCAGGCCCGTTTTTTGGCGCGGCGCAGGATCCGGGCACCCACTACCGGCTGGCCTACTCCTCGATTGCGGAACGCGACATACCCGAGGGGCTGCGCCGGATCGCTCAGGAAAGCGCTGCGCTGACCCCGTCGCCAATCATCTGA
- a CDS encoding taurine ABC transporter ATP-binding protein, producing MTGLSIESISMRFDLPNGSHVQALKDVSLDLAKGELMSVLGPSGCGKTTLLNIVAGFLAPTEGRIVLNGHDVKGPDAERGMVFQQGALFEWMSVRENVEFGPRMKGTPLAERRQDADRLLEITGLKDFKDKAIYELSGGMQQRVALARCLANDPDVILMDEPLGALDALTREKMQGLVLKLWKETGKTIILITHSVEEALLLGERLLVMAPRPGRIHREYRLPFAEMGVETDLREVKKHPDFGTRREEILSMIWEMEEEIMGRTEDA from the coding sequence ATGACCGGACTATCCATCGAAAGCATCTCGATGCGATTCGATTTGCCCAATGGAAGCCACGTGCAGGCGTTGAAGGACGTGTCGCTGGATCTGGCCAAGGGCGAATTGATGAGCGTGCTTGGCCCCTCGGGCTGCGGCAAGACCACGCTGTTGAATATCGTGGCAGGTTTTCTTGCCCCGACCGAAGGACGGATCGTCCTGAACGGTCACGACGTCAAAGGCCCCGACGCCGAACGTGGCATGGTGTTTCAGCAAGGCGCCCTGTTCGAGTGGATGTCCGTGCGCGAGAACGTCGAATTTGGCCCCCGCATGAAGGGCACCCCGCTGGCCGAACGCCGACAGGATGCCGACCGCCTGCTGGAAATCACCGGCCTGAAGGATTTCAAGGACAAGGCGATCTATGAATTGTCTGGCGGCATGCAACAGCGTGTGGCCCTGGCCCGCTGTCTTGCCAACGACCCCGACGTCATCTTGATGGATGAACCGCTGGGCGCGCTGGACGCGCTGACACGTGAAAAGATGCAGGGCCTCGTGCTCAAGCTCTGGAAAGAGACCGGCAAGACCATCATCCTGATCACCCACTCAGTCGAAGAGGCGCTGCTGCTGGGCGAACGGTTGCTGGTCATGGCCCCGCGCCCCGGTCGCATTCACCGCGAATATCGCCTGCCGTTTGCGGAAATGGGCGTCGAGACGGACCTGCGAGAGGTCAAGAAACACCCCGACTTCGGCACCCGCCGAGAGGAGATCCTGTCAATGATCTGGGAGATGGAAGAAGAAATCATGGGCCGGACGGAGGACGCTTGA